TTGCCAATATGCGAAAGAACAATAGCCAAAATTGAGTATGAAGAAATAACCCCATTGCCAGCAGTAGCGGATAAAATGAATGATGTCTACGGAGTACACCATTTAAGTATGTGGTACTGCAAAGAAGAGTGTCCTATAGGGAAGAAATACTGCTACGAAATATTAAACAATGTAGACCTATCACCTATGGCAATCCTTACAAAGTATCGACAGGAGGCTAAAGAAGCTCAAGAAGGCTTAGACCGGTTAACTGAGCTTATGTTAAATAAAAAGGGTGAAGCAGATTGCACCAAGGAAGAGCTTGAGGAAATAAGGCATTGGGGACTTGAATTACTTGACTTAGAACATGTTATAGAAACCTTTAAGCTAAGACTTTGGGACTTTCTAAATGTCGGGGAGCTTATTAAACAGCATAATGAGAAATGTATAAGAGAAAAGTACGTCATAAAAGAAAATAACCGACCAGGGCAACTGTATCGGCTATTTAAAAAATCTTTGATTTAACCTAAGTATATCATATTAAATTCAAAATGGAAAGAAAGAGGATTGTAACAGGGGTGATTACCTGATCTCTTATTTTAATAAAACTTATGGGTGAAATGATGCAATGGGGAGTTAAGGAACTAGACACAGTTATACAAGGGGTAAAATGATGAAAGAGGCATACTATTTTTCACATGACAGTAATGCAAGGA
The sequence above is drawn from the Clostridium formicaceticum genome and encodes:
- a CDS encoding helix-turn-helix domain-containing protein, with translation MYRFAREKAGLTREQAAEYLPICERTIAKIEYEEITPLPAVADKMNDVYGVHHLSMWYCKEECPIGKKYCYEILNNVDLSPMAILTKYRQEAKEAQEGLDRLTELMLNKKGEADCTKEELEEIRHWGLELLDLEHVIETFKLRLWDFLNVGELIKQHNEKCIREKYVIKENNRPGQLYRLFKKSLI